In Seonamhaeicola sp. S2-3, the genomic window ATTTTGAACTCTTTAAAAAAACATAACTTAAAAATAACAAGAGTTGCTCTATCTGGAGGAGAACCATTGGCGCCTTATATTGATGCTTTTGATGTTGATTTGTTTCTGTCAAAAGATGACAAAGATGTTCAAACTGTTATTGATTCAAAAGCTTGTGCTGCTGCAACTATATATGCTCCACCTAAATCTTTTGATGAAAATGATAATAGAGTAAAAATAGCATTTGATGCAGACGCAGTTATTTTTAGTGATGAATCCGAACTAAGGAATAAAACAGAAGGGCTAGATGCTTTTCATAAGTATGAGTTAGAACACGAAGAAGAACCTTTAAACGAAGGTCCTTTTGCTAAACTTCTAATCAAACTTTCTAAAATTCAAGAGCATTTGCCAACAACAATTGAATTGACACCTTTACGGATTGCAATAGTTACAGCGAGAAATGCACCTAGTCATATGAGAGTAATAAAAACACTTCGTAAATGGGGGGTTTATGTAGATGAGGCATATTTTTTAGGAGGCTTATCAAAGGATAAAGTATTGAAAGCGTTCGGAGCGCATATTTTCTTCGATGACCAAGAAACACACTTAATAAGTACAAGTAAATATGTTCCTTCTGCAAAAGTTCCTTATCTAAGTGACTCACCTATGAAAGAAATTGAGAATAAAAAAAAGACTAAAACAAAAATAGTTAGCAACTGTAAGGACTGTAAGTAATTATTGTTTACTAACGAAGAATTTCGTGTATTTTCTGTTCGGTTTGTATTTACTAAATTAATTATTCAAACACACTATTCGTAAGACCAATAAACAAGAAAAAGAGCACCTAAATGATGCTCTTTCTATACGGACGTCTTTAGTTTAATTGTGTATTGGCGACTAACTCAAATAATAATTAAATGATAGTTGACTGTCCTAAATGTATGTTTGTAAAGTTTAAGTTGGTTTCGTCTGGGTTGTTTATAAAATCTTCTATAAAATCACCCACTTTACTAGTACTAATATTATCGTATTTAGTGTTTAAATCGGGTGTTGTAATGTGTAACTTCAACGATTTATCTACACCATCTCTTACTAAAGAGGCTTCATCATACAATCCAAAATGTTCTAGCAACATAGCGGCACTTAAAATAGAAGCAATTGGGTTGGCAATTCCTTTATTGGTAGCCTTAGAATATGCACCGTGAATAGGCTCAAACATAACGTGTTTTTCGCCAATAGAAGCCGAAGCTAATAATCCAATAGAGCCAACAATAACACTGGCTTCTTCTGAAAGGATATCACCAAACATATTCTCTGTTAAAATAACATCAAACTGGCGTGGGTTGATAATGAGTTCCATAGCGGCATTATCAACAAACAAACAATTTAATGCAACATCTGGGTATTCTGCAGCAATTTCTGTTACTACACTACGCCAAAGTCTAGAACTAGCTAGTACATTGGCTTTATCTACCAAAGTTAATTTACGTTTTCTGCCCTGTGCAGCTTTAAATGCTAAATGTGCAATACGTTCAATTTCAGAACGTTTATAAACACAAATATCAGAGGCTTCGGTA contains:
- a CDS encoding 5'-nucleotidase, giving the protein MPVNFSDILVIGVSSRALFNLEEENAIFNKEGIEGYRKYQLEHENELLQPGSAFYLVKSLLELNNQADKEIVEVIVMSRNSPETGVRILNSLKKHNLKITRVALSGGEPLAPYIDAFDVDLFLSKDDKDVQTVIDSKACAAATIYAPPKSFDENDNRVKIAFDADAVIFSDESELRNKTEGLDAFHKYELEHEEEPLNEGPFAKLLIKLSKIQEHLPTTIELTPLRIAIVTARNAPSHMRVIKTLRKWGVYVDEAYFLGGLSKDKVLKAFGAHIFFDDQETHLISTSKYVPSAKVPYLSDSPMKEIENKKKTKTKIVSNCKDCK
- the leuB gene encoding 3-isopropylmalate dehydrogenase, which codes for MKLNIAVLPGDGIGPEVTAQAVKVLKAIAMEFNHVFTFNEALVGASAIDKTGNPLPEETISICDKADAILFGAIGNTKYDDNPTAEIRPEQGLLGLRKTFDLYTNIRPVIAYEDLLNKSSLKIKQIKGTDILIYRELASGIYFGEKKFSDTEASDICVYKRSEIERIAHLAFKAAQGRKRKLTLVDKANVLASSRLWRSVVTEIAAEYPDVALNCLFVDNAAMELIINPRQFDVILTENMFGDILSEEASVIVGSIGLLASASIGEKHVMFEPIHGAYSKATNKGIANPIASILSAAMLLEHFGLYDEASLVRDGVDKSLKLHITTPDLNTKYDNISTSKVGDFIEDFINNPDETNLNFTNIHLGQSTII